From the Lolium rigidum isolate FL_2022 chromosome 2, APGP_CSIRO_Lrig_0.1, whole genome shotgun sequence genome, one window contains:
- the LOC124691403 gene encoding scopoletin glucosyltransferase-like isoform X2 → MATTTRDEPQQQPLRILFLPYFAPGHLIPAADMAAVFAARGASLLHLVPRRRRAHGVPRLVFLGISVFARCCIESTLRNNPLEACPDADDDPDALVLLPGLPHHVELRRRQIFDHGKRPLEWEFYENASAADQRSFGEVFNSFRELEPDYVEHLHATLGRRGWLVGPVALATDIRDVAGTATGGTSTDDDVAESCLRWLDAKPACSVVYVSFGTLTTFSPAELAEIARGLDLSGKNFLWVISGTESSEWMPQGFAELLARGDRGFVIRGWAPQTLILKHTALGGFVTHCGWNSVQEAVSAGVPMVTWPRYGDQFHNEKLVVEVLKVGVSVGAKDSAAAIDTHEVIAGEAITAAVKRLMDDSEDGDDMRKKVQELRAMARRAVDKGGSSYNDVGRLMDELMARRRCDSVGENVRAS, encoded by the exons ATGGCTACTACTACCAGAGATGAGCCGCAGCAGCAACCCCTGCGCATCCTCTTCCTCCCCTACTTCGCCCCTGGGCACCTCATTCCAGCGGCGGACATGGCCGCGGTATTCGCCGCCCGCGGCGCCAG CCTTCTTCACCTGGTCCCAAGACGCCGCCGCGCGCACGGCGTCCCGCGGCTCGTGTTCCTCGGCATCAGCGTCTTCGCGCGGTGCTGCATCGAAAGCACATTGCGCAACAACCCGCTAGAGGCTTGCCCGGACGCCGACGACGATCCGGACGCCCTCGTTTTGCTGCCGGGGCTGCCGCACCACGTAGAGCTGAGGAGGCGGCAGATTTTCGATCACGGGAAGAGGCCGCTGGAGTGGGAATTCTACGAGAACGCCAGCGCGGCGGACCAGAGGAGCTTCGGCGAGGTGTTCAACAGCTTCCGCGAGCTGGAGCCGGACTACGTGGAGCACTTGCACGCCACGCTCGGTCGCCGCGGCTGGCTCGTCGGGCCCGTCGCGCTCGCCACCGACATCAGAGATGTGGCCGGGACCGCGACAGGAGGCACTAGTACCGACGACGACGTCGCGGAGAGCTGCCTCCGGTGGCTAGACGCGAAACCGGCATGCTCGGTGGTGTACGTCTCCTTCGGCACGCTGACCACTTTCTCGCCTGCCGAGCTGGCCGAGATCGCCCGCGGCCTTGACCtctccggcaagaacttcctgtgggtcatcagtggcacCGAATCATCAGAGTGGATGCCTCAAGGCTTCGCTGAGCTATTGGCGCGTGGTGACCGTGGCTTCGTCATCCGAGGCTGGGCGCCGCAGACGCTCATCCTGAAACACACGGCGCTCGGCGGCTTCGTCAcccactgcgggtggaactcaGTGCAGGAGGCGGTGAGCGCCGGCGTGCCGATGGTCACGTGGCCGCGGTACGGGGACCAGTTCCACAACGAGAAGCTCGTGGTGGAGGTGCTCAAGGTCGGCGTCAGCGTCGGCGCCAAGGACTCCGCGGCGGCCATCGATACCCATGAGGTGATTGCTGGTGAGGCGATCACTGCGGCCGTCAAGAGATTGATGGACGACAGTGAGGACGGCGATGACATGCGGAAGAAGGTTCAGGAGCTTCGTGCAATGGCGAGAAGGGCGGTGGACAAGGGTGGATCTTCGTACAATGATGTTGGACGACTAATGGATGAGTTGATGGCTCGCCGGAGGTGTGACAGTGTAGGAGAAAACGTCCGGGCCAGCTGA
- the LOC124691403 gene encoding scopoletin glucosyltransferase-like isoform X1 — MATTTRDEPQQQPLRILFLPYFAPGHLIPAADMAAVFAARGARCTILTTPVNADIIRPAVDRANNANDYAPAIPIDLSVVPFPDVGLPPGFENVGYITRSHGPEYYGKFLHAGLLLRETFDRFPAAARPRVDAVVTDSLLHLVPRRRRAHGVPRLVFLGISVFARCCIESTLRNNPLEACPDADDDPDALVLLPGLPHHVELRRRQIFDHGKRPLEWEFYENASAADQRSFGEVFNSFRELEPDYVEHLHATLGRRGWLVGPVALATDIRDVAGTATGGTSTDDDVAESCLRWLDAKPACSVVYVSFGTLTTFSPAELAEIARGLDLSGKNFLWVISGTESSEWMPQGFAELLARGDRGFVIRGWAPQTLILKHTALGGFVTHCGWNSVQEAVSAGVPMVTWPRYGDQFHNEKLVVEVLKVGVSVGAKDSAAAIDTHEVIAGEAITAAVKRLMDDSEDGDDMRKKVQELRAMARRAVDKGGSSYNDVGRLMDELMARRRCDSVGENVRAS; from the coding sequence ATGGCTACTACTACCAGAGATGAGCCGCAGCAGCAACCCCTGCGCATCCTCTTCCTCCCCTACTTCGCCCCTGGGCACCTCATTCCAGCGGCGGACATGGCCGCGGTATTCGCCGCCCGCGGCGCCAGGTGCACCATCCTCACCACGCCCGTCAACGCCGACATCATCCGTCCAGCTGTCGACCGGGCCAACAACGCAAACGACTACGCCCCAGCCATACCGATCGACCTCTCCGTCGTGCCTTTCCCCGACGTCGGGCTCCCGCCGGGCTTCGAGAACGTCGGGTACATCACCCGGTCCCACGGACCGGAGTACTACGGCAAGTTCCTCCATGCCGGGCTTCTTCTCCGGGAGACCTTCGACCGgttcccggccgccgcccgcccccgTGTCGACGCCGTCGTGACCGACAGCCTTCTTCACCTGGTCCCAAGACGCCGCCGCGCGCACGGCGTCCCGCGGCTCGTGTTCCTCGGCATCAGCGTCTTCGCGCGGTGCTGCATCGAAAGCACATTGCGCAACAACCCGCTAGAGGCTTGCCCGGACGCCGACGACGATCCGGACGCCCTCGTTTTGCTGCCGGGGCTGCCGCACCACGTAGAGCTGAGGAGGCGGCAGATTTTCGATCACGGGAAGAGGCCGCTGGAGTGGGAATTCTACGAGAACGCCAGCGCGGCGGACCAGAGGAGCTTCGGCGAGGTGTTCAACAGCTTCCGCGAGCTGGAGCCGGACTACGTGGAGCACTTGCACGCCACGCTCGGTCGCCGCGGCTGGCTCGTCGGGCCCGTCGCGCTCGCCACCGACATCAGAGATGTGGCCGGGACCGCGACAGGAGGCACTAGTACCGACGACGACGTCGCGGAGAGCTGCCTCCGGTGGCTAGACGCGAAACCGGCATGCTCGGTGGTGTACGTCTCCTTCGGCACGCTGACCACTTTCTCGCCTGCCGAGCTGGCCGAGATCGCCCGCGGCCTTGACCtctccggcaagaacttcctgtgggtcatcagtggcacCGAATCATCAGAGTGGATGCCTCAAGGCTTCGCTGAGCTATTGGCGCGTGGTGACCGTGGCTTCGTCATCCGAGGCTGGGCGCCGCAGACGCTCATCCTGAAACACACGGCGCTCGGCGGCTTCGTCAcccactgcgggtggaactcaGTGCAGGAGGCGGTGAGCGCCGGCGTGCCGATGGTCACGTGGCCGCGGTACGGGGACCAGTTCCACAACGAGAAGCTCGTGGTGGAGGTGCTCAAGGTCGGCGTCAGCGTCGGCGCCAAGGACTCCGCGGCGGCCATCGATACCCATGAGGTGATTGCTGGTGAGGCGATCACTGCGGCCGTCAAGAGATTGATGGACGACAGTGAGGACGGCGATGACATGCGGAAGAAGGTTCAGGAGCTTCGTGCAATGGCGAGAAGGGCGGTGGACAAGGGTGGATCTTCGTACAATGATGTTGGACGACTAATGGATGAGTTGATGGCTCGCCGGAGGTGTGACAGTGTAGGAGAAAACGTCCGGGCCAGCTGA